Genomic segment of Cyanobacterium sp. T60_A2020_053:
TGAAACGGATATAAATATTATTATTGAAGAAACATTATTTAAACTTATTCCTATTGCTGAAAAACGTAAGTTTGTAGTTTATCAATGCGCTTTAAATAATCAATGTATTCCCTCAACAAAAATACTCCAAAAAGTAGATCAAGAATTTAGTAAATATAAATTAGAACATCTACTAATTTATACTTCTCATCAAGAAAAAAAACAAATCTGGCAATGGATGAAAAAAGAAGGCAACCAGCGCCCTTCACCAAGGTTAGTAGAATATTCAGCGAGAAATAAAAGAGTATTATTGGATAGTTTAGAAAATATTACCTTTAGTTTAGCAGAAGAAAAAAATCTCAACTTATTAGAAGTAAAAGAGAGAACAAAAAAAGCCTTTGACATCGAAAAAGTTACTAAAAAATTCTTTACCGAGTTTCAACAACAACATTTACAATTTGTTGAATTTATTAATGGCATTGACGACATAAAAGATAAAAATTGGTACGCTTCCGTTATTCTCAATCGTTTAATGTTTGTTTATTTTTTGCAAAAAAAAGGCTTTCTCGATAACGGCAACAAAGACTATTTACAAGATAAATTAAAAATAAGTAAAAATCGAGGTGAAAATCTCTACTATCAAGAATTTTTAGCTAGTTTATTCTTTCAAGGTTTCGCTAAAAGAGAATATCAACGCAGTGAAACAGTTAAGCAATTAATTGGTAAAATAAAATATCTCAATGGTGGTTTATTTTTACCCCATCATATCGAATCAAAATATCAAAATAGTATCTCTATTAAAGATTCAGCATTTGAGCAAATTTTTCAATTATTCTCTAGTTATACATGGCATTTAGACGACACCCCAACGGGAAACGAAAATGAAATCAATCCCGATGTTTTGGGTTATATCTTTGAAAAATATATCAATCAAAAAGCCTTTGGCGCTTACTACACTAAGCCCGAAATTACTAATTATTTATGTGCGCAAACTATCGATAAATTTATTCGAGAAAAACTTAATTTTTCCCCCTCTCCTGTGGGAGAAATTGCCCTCACCCCCAACCCCTCTCCCATAGAAGAGGGGAGTTTAGAAAAGGAAAAAGTCCCCCTTTTTAAGGGGGATTTAGGGGGATCACGAAGTGGCACTGCGCGATCAAAAAACCAAAATGATCCCCCCCTGCCCCCCTTATTGAAGGGGGGAGAAAATACAGAAAATGATGATATTTGTAATAGGTTATTAGATGATATTTTACCTAATTTATCCATTCTTGATCCAGCTTGTGGTAGTGGCGCTTTTTTAGTGGCTAGTTTACAATATCTCATCACTATTTATCAGCAAATTTTTAGCTATATTTCACAATACGGCAATGAAGCAAATAAAACTAGATTAAGTAATATCAAACAATCTCATCCTTCCCTTGAATATTACATCAAAAAACGCATTATTACTGATAATTTATACGGCGTTGATATTATGGCGGAAGCCACGGAAATCGCTAAACTTAGACTGTTTTTAAGTTTAGTTGCCAGTGCCGAAACTGTTGATGATTTAGAGCCTTTACCTAATGTTGATTTTAACATCATGAGTGGCAATTCTCTCATTGGTTTAATTCGGGTGGATGAGGGCGCTTTTGACAGTAAATCCCCCTCTCCTGCGGGAGAGGGGTTAGGGGTGAGGGTAAATAATCAAGGAAACCTTTTAAATCTTCTCGCTTCTTCTCAATATCAAAAAATTCTGGCTGAAAAAAATAAGAGTATCAAAAAATATAAAGAACACGCTTTTAATTCGGCAGAAATAGAAGGCACTGATCAAGATTCCCGTTTACAAATGTTACGAGATCATATCGAAAAAGTCAATAAGGAATCTACTGTTAAACTTAATCAATTATTACTTGATGAATTTACCCTAAAATTGGGTATAAAATATGAGGAAGTACAGCTAAAAGGTAAACCCATTAAGCGTAATTTAACTATTAAAGACATTGAGGCTTTAATGCCTTTTCATTGGGGTTATCATTTTGATAAAATCATCACTAAGGGCGGTTTTGATATTATTCTCGGTAATCCACCTTGGGAAGTGTTTCAAACCGATGAAAAAGAATTTTTCCAGCAATTTGATAATTTAATACAGAAAAAAAAGTTAGATATAAAAGCATGGAAAACACAATTTAACCAGTTTATGAAAGATGATGAAATGCAAAAGGCTTGGTTAAATTATTGTAGTAATTATCCCCATGTTAGTGCTTATTTTAAAAATTCAGAACAATACAAAAATCAAATTTCTTTAGTTAATGGTAGAAATGCCTCCAGAAAAATTAATTTATATGCTTTATTTTTAGAACAATGTGTTAATTTACTGGCTAAAAATGGTCAATGTGGCATTGTTATTCCTAGTGGCATTTATACTGATTTAGGCACTAAGCAACTGCGAGAAATGCTGTTTTCTCTCACTACTATTACTGGTTTATTTTGTTTTGAAAATCGCAAGGCTATTTTTGAAGGTGTGCATAAAAGTTTTAAGTTTGTGATTCTTAGTTTTGAGAAAAAATTGCCCTCACCCCCAACCCCTCTCCCGCAGGAGAATTTGCCCTCACCCCCAACCCCTCTCCCGCAGGAGAGGGGAGAAAGTCAAGAAGGGGTAGTTAATCAATGTTTTCCGGCTAGGTTTATGCGTCATGATGTGGCAGAATTAACGAGTTTTTTTGATGATGAGGCGGTTATTATTGATGTGGGTTTGGTGCGCCGTTTATCTCCTGATTCTCTGTCTATTATGGAGTTTAAGGGTGATTTGGATATAGAAATTGCTAAAAAAATGGCGCGTTTTCCGCTTTTGGGTGAGGAAATAAAAGACTGTTGGAATTTAAAGTTAAAACAAGAATTTAATATGACCAGTGATAGTAATTTATTCTATACTGAACCAGCGCCCTCCAGACTGCCTTTATACGAGGGTAAAATGATTCACCAATTTACTCATAATTTTGCACCTCCTAAATATTGGCTAGAAGAATCGGAAGCAAGACAAAAATTACTTGGGAAGAAGGGCGCTGATTCTGGTCAACTTTTGGATTATCAATGTTATCGTTTAGGTTTTCGAGATATTGCTAGAAATACAGATCAAAGGACTTTAATTGCTACTATAGATACTCGATCTTTTCATGGAAATAAATTACCTAATGCAAAAATTTTTGACTCTTCAGGCAATAGGATTATAGATAATAAAAGCCAAGTTTTTTTATGTGGAATTTTTAATAGTTTTGTTTTAGATTGGATATTAAGACAAAGTGTCACAACTACTATTAATTTTTTCTATATTTATCAATTACCAGTGCCAAGATTAAGAGAAGGGGATAAATATTTTGATGAGATAGTGGAGTGCGCTGGTAAGTTAATTTGTACCACCGCAGAATATGATGATTTGGCGCGGGAGATTGGTTTATCTTCAGTGAAAAAAGTCCCCCTTTTTAAGGGGGATTTAGGGGGATCACAAAGTGGCGCTGCGCGATCAATCCCCAACAAAAATGCTACCCAGCGCCCTTCGTCTGGGGATATAAATACATCTGATCCCCCCCAGCCCCCCTTGTTAAAGGGGGGGGAAAATGCAGAGGGAGAAAATGCAGAGAGAGAGAATTTAAGGGCGGAAATTGATGGGATGGTAGCGCACCTCTACGGGTTGAATGAAAGGGAATTTAGGCATATTTTAAGTACATTTCCGTTGGTTGATGAGGCGGTGAAGGGGAGGGCGCTGGGCGCTTTTTTAAGTAAGATGTAATAAGTGGGTTTGTATCCGTTTCCCACCGTGTAATGAATTGTGGGTGAATTGCATTACCCCACCGTGTAATGAATGTTGGGTTTGTATCCGTTTCCCACCGTGTAATGAATTACACGGAACCAACGGGCAAATCGTTCAATGAATTGAACTAAGATATTATCAATTATCCATTGTTAATACTCTATGGCTAGGGTGATAAGTTCATCGACTAATTCGGGGAAAGTAATCCCAGAGGCTTCCCATAGTTGGGGATACATACTCAGCGCGGTAAAACCGGGTAAGGTATTAATTTCGTTGATGAAAATTTCTCCGCTTGATTCGATATAGAAAAAGTCCACCCGTGATAATCCTTGACAGTCTAAGGCTTGAAAGGCTTGTATTGCCATTTCTTTGATTTTAGTCTCTATGGTTGGGGTGAGGGGCGCTGGGATAATTAATTGAGCTTTGCCGTCAGTATATTTGGTTTCATAGTCGTAAAATTCAGCATCATAGGTAATTTCTCCGATTACTGAGGCTTTGGGGTTGGTTGTGCCTAATACAGCGCACTCCACCTCTCTCGCTTTTACCCCTGCTTCCACAATAATTCTTCGATCATATTGTGCCGCTTCTTCTAGGGCAGTTTCTAATTCTTGACGATTATTTACTTTGGCAATACCAACGGATGAGCCGAGATTGGCAGGTTTAACGAAACAGGGATAACCAAGGGTACTATCAATTTCATCACATTTTTTGGGAAAAATACAGGCATTAGAGAAAATTTCTGCCCTCGTCACGGCAAGGTAATTAACTTGGGGTAAACCAGCATAGGCAAAAGCATTTTTCATGGCAATTTTATCCATACCTAAAGCTGAACCTAGTACAGGACTACCAACAAAAGGAGTATCCATGAGGGTTAATAGTCCTTGAATTGTACCATCTTCGCCGTTAGGACCATGAAGAATGGGAAACCAAACTTGGATTTCTTCACATTGTGGCGGAAAATACCATTTGCATTGATGGGATGTGTCGACATTACTTTTTCCAGAAGTGAGGATTTGTTGAGAGGTTTCGGGGTCTTGCCAATAACCGTTGGGATTAATATAAAAAGGGATAACTTGATATTTTTGCTGATTCTTGCCAGTGTGGAGGGCGCACATGATGGCTTTTGCCGATTTTATGGACACTTCATGCTCTCCCGAGCGCCCTCCAAACAATAATCCTACTCTAATTTGACTCATTTTACTCTTAAAAATATTTTCATCGCCAAATATTAACATTAAATGAACAATGGATAATTGTTCAAAAAGGGAAAGGTTAATTAGGGTTTGCTGAATAAATCAAAAATCTTGTAACTACCTATGTTGGTAAAAATTTAAACAAAAACAACATTTTCAGCATTCATCGTCCGAAAACTTCCTGATATTTTTTGCTTATATTTCATCATTGTTATATCTCTTTCGGCTTGGTTGTTGGTAAATGGGACTTTTGCTTCTCTCAAAAACCGCAAGACATCTTTTTTGTCTTTACTTAATCTGATTAAGAGGTTATGTCCTATTCGCCTTTTTTTCCTGCCTCGATTACTTGAAACTGGGTTCAGGAGTAGTGACGGAGGGCGCTGGTATAGGTGAGGCTATTAATAAATGCCTGAACACCTGCGCTAA
This window contains:
- a CDS encoding ATP-binding protein, which gives rise to MKINRKIVTQYLDNLDFESLFIEELRWDYPEDETDINIIIEETLFKLIPIAEKRKFVVYQCALNNQCIPSTKILQKVDQEFSKYKLEHLLIYTSHQEKKQIWQWMKKEGNQRPSPRLVEYSARNKRVLLDSLENITFSLAEEKNLNLLEVKERTKKAFDIEKVTKKFFTEFQQQHLQFVEFINGIDDIKDKNWYASVILNRLMFVYFLQKKGFLDNGNKDYLQDKLKISKNRGENLYYQEFLASLFFQGFAKREYQRSETVKQLIGKIKYLNGGLFLPHHIESKYQNSISIKDSAFEQIFQLFSSYTWHLDDTPTGNENEINPDVLGYIFEKYINQKAFGAYYTKPEITNYLCAQTIDKFIREKLNFSPSPVGEIALTPNPSPIEEGSLEKEKVPLFKGDLGGSRSGTARSKNQNDPPLPPLLKGGENTENDDICNRLLDDILPNLSILDPACGSGAFLVASLQYLITIYQQIFSYISQYGNEANKTRLSNIKQSHPSLEYYIKKRIITDNLYGVDIMAEATEIAKLRLFLSLVASAETVDDLEPLPNVDFNIMSGNSLIGLIRVDEGAFDSKSPSPAGEGLGVRVNNQGNLLNLLASSQYQKILAEKNKSIKKYKEHAFNSAEIEGTDQDSRLQMLRDHIEKVNKESTVKLNQLLLDEFTLKLGIKYEEVQLKGKPIKRNLTIKDIEALMPFHWGYHFDKIITKGGFDIILGNPPWEVFQTDEKEFFQQFDNLIQKKKLDIKAWKTQFNQFMKDDEMQKAWLNYCSNYPHVSAYFKNSEQYKNQISLVNGRNASRKINLYALFLEQCVNLLAKNGQCGIVIPSGIYTDLGTKQLREMLFSLTTITGLFCFENRKAIFEGVHKSFKFVILSFEKKLPSPPTPLPQENLPSPPTPLPQERGESQEGVVNQCFPARFMRHDVAELTSFFDDEAVIIDVGLVRRLSPDSLSIMEFKGDLDIEIAKKMARFPLLGEEIKDCWNLKLKQEFNMTSDSNLFYTEPAPSRLPLYEGKMIHQFTHNFAPPKYWLEESEARQKLLGKKGADSGQLLDYQCYRLGFRDIARNTDQRTLIATIDTRSFHGNKLPNAKIFDSSGNRIIDNKSQVFLCGIFNSFVLDWILRQSVTTTINFFYIYQLPVPRLREGDKYFDEIVECAGKLICTTAEYDDLAREIGLSSVKKVPLFKGDLGGSQSGAARSIPNKNATQRPSSGDINTSDPPQPPLLKGGENAEGENAERENLRAEIDGMVAHLYGLNEREFRHILSTFPLVDEAVKGRALGAFLSKM
- a CDS encoding D-alanine--D-alanine ligase, whose amino-acid sequence is MSQIRVGLLFGGRSGEHEVSIKSAKAIMCALHTGKNQQKYQVIPFYINPNGYWQDPETSQQILTSGKSNVDTSHQCKWYFPPQCEEIQVWFPILHGPNGEDGTIQGLLTLMDTPFVGSPVLGSALGMDKIAMKNAFAYAGLPQVNYLAVTRAEIFSNACIFPKKCDEIDSTLGYPCFVKPANLGSSVGIAKVNNRQELETALEEAAQYDRRIIVEAGVKAREVECAVLGTTNPKASVIGEITYDAEFYDYETKYTDGKAQLIIPAPLTPTIETKIKEMAIQAFQALDCQGLSRVDFFYIESSGEIFINEINTLPGFTALSMYPQLWEASGITFPELVDELITLAIEY